GCAGCCCGACGCGGAAAGGAGAAGGCATGGGGGTAAGGATAGCACTCGGTCTCGAGCCACCAGACGTTCAGGCGCTAGCGCACAACAATATTGACCAGCTTGCCGGGCACGACGATGGCCTTGACCAACTGCTTGCCGTCGAGTGAAGCGCAGACCTTTTCGTCGGCCAGGGCGCGCTCGCGCACAGCGTCCTCACCGAGGTCGGCAGGAATGAGCAGGCGACTGCGCAGCTTGCCATTCACCTGGACGGCGATCTCGATCTCCTCCTCCTTGGCCAGTTCGGGGTCGTAGCTGGGCCAGGGCGCGCGCAGCAGATTGGACTTCTCGCCCAGCATTTCCCAGAGTTCGTGGGCCAGAAAGGGAGCGAAGGGCGCAAGGAGCAGGGTGAGTTTGCGAAGCGTCTCGGCGACCAGGGCCGCGGGCACCGCGCCGCGGGAGATGGCTTCCTCCTGCCCATAGAGCTCGTTCACCAGTTCCATCACGGCTGCAATGGAAGTGTTGAAGTGCCAGCGACCCTGGAAGTCGTCGCTGACCCGGCGGATGGTCTGGTGGAGCTTGCGCTGCAAGGCGCGGGCTTCGGCGGGTAGAGACGTTGCCGGCAACGTCTCCGGAGACGCAGCACTCTGCGTCTCTCCAAGTTGTGCTGCAGCGGCAGGCGCATGCTTGCGCGCGAAGCGGTACACCCGCCCCAGGAAGCGTGCGATACCCTCGACGCCGGCATCCTGCCAGTCGAGGTCGCGATCGGGCGGCGCAGCGAACAGCGTGTACAGGCGTGTGGCGTCGGCGCCGTAACGGGCCACCATCTCATCCGGCGTCACCACGTTGCCCAGGCTCTTGGACATCTTGGCGCCGTCCTTGATCACCATGCCCTGAGTGAACAGCCGCGCCACCGGTTCGGAGTTCCTGACCAACCCGAGGTCGCGCATGACCTTGGTCCAGAAGCGCGAGTAGATAAGGTGAAGGATGGCGTGCTCCACCCCGCCGATGTACTGGTCGATGGGAAACCAGTAAGCGACGATCTCGGGGTCGAACGGCGCCCGGTCGTTGCGCGAATCGGTGTAACGGTAGAAATACCAGGACGAGTCCACGAAGGTGTCCATGGTGTCGGTTTCGCGCAGCGCCCCGCCTCCGCAGCGCGGGCAGGTGGTGTTCACCCAGTCTTCCTCGCGGGCCAGCGGCGAGCCGCCCTCGAGCGTGATCTTCACATCCGGCGGCAACACCACGGGCAAATCCTTCTCCGGCACCGGGACGATGCCGCAAGCGTGGCAATACAGCATGGGGATGGGAGTGCCCCAGTAACGCTGACGGCTGATTCCCCAATCCTTCAGGCGATACGTGACGGCTGCCCGCCCAAACCCATGTTCTTCTGCGTACTTCGTCATGGCGTGGATTGCATCCACGCAACCCATCCCGCTGAACTCGCCGCTGTTGATCAGGATGCTGTCCAGGTGGGTGAAAGGCAGCAGAGGCTCCTCGGCCTCGCCCTCGGAGGGAGGTTCGCCTTCGCGGCGCGGCAGGATGACGACGCGAATGTCCAGGTCATACTTCCTGGCGAAGTCGTAGTCGCGCTCGTCGTGCGCCGGCACGCTCATGATGGCGCCGGTGCCGTACTCCATCAGCACGTAGTTCGCCACCCAGATCGGCACGCGCTCGCCGTTATAGGGGTTGATAGCGTACCGCCCCGTGGGGACACCGTGCTTCTCGATGGCGGCGACATCGCCGACGTCGCGGGCCTTCTGTTGCTCGGCCTGAAGGTCGCGCACCTTCTCGCCGAGTTCGGCATCGGCCGCCACGAAATCGGCCACCAAAGGATGCTGGGGCGCGAGCTGGACCGACGTGGCGCCGAAGATGGTGTCCACGCGGGTAGTGAAAACCGTGATGATGGAGCCGGCAGGGCCGGCAGGACCATCGAGCTGGAAGTCGATGCTGGCCCCCTCGCTGCGGCCGATCCAGTTGCGCTGCATGACGCGCACCTTCTCCGGCCAGCCCTCGAGGTTGTCCAGGTCTCGCAGCAGCTCGTCGGCGTACTGGGTGATGCGCAGGAACCACTGCTCCAGTTCGCGCTGCTCGACGGGCGTATCCTCGTGCCGCCAGCAACAGCCGCCCACCACCTGCTCGTTGGCCAGCACGGTGGCGCAACGCGGACACCAGTTGACGCGGCTCTTCTTGCGGTACACCAGGCCGCGCTCGTACATCTTCAGGAAGAACCACTGATTCCAGCGGTAGTACTCGGGATGGCAACTGGCCACCTCGGTGGACCAGTCGTAGGCGAAGCCCAGGCGCTTCATCTGCGCCTTCATGTTCCTGATGTTGCGCAGCGTCCAGTCGCGCGGCGGGACTTTGGCCTGGATGGCGGCGTTCTCGGCGGGCAAGCCGAACGCGTCCCAGCCCATGGGATGGAGCACGTTGTAGCCGCGCATCCACATCTGGCGGGCCAGGGCATCGCCGATGGAATAATTGCGGACGTGTCCCATGTGCAGGGCGCCCGAGGGATAGGGCAGCATCTCCAGCACGTAATACTTGGGACGCGGCGAAGATGCCGGCTCGGCACGGTAGAGCGCCGGATCCGCCTCGAACCGCTCCATCCATTTCAGCTCGATGCGGCGCGGCTCGTAGCGGTCGTCGCGCTGGGCGTCGGAAGGCGCTGCCTTCGCTGGCTTCCGTTTGGCCATTCGTCTCTTCGTTGCGGCTCTTTGATGTCCCTTTATGCTTTGCCTTCACCAGCCAGCCGCCGCAGGACGGTTACGTTCCTGCGATCGTCACCCGGCTTGTCGATCGGCGTTTCCGCGATGAAGGCGGCGTGCGCCAGGCGCGGATCATGCAGCAAACGGCGAAAAACCTCCCGGCCGATCATGCCGCGCCCGATGTGCTGATGTCGATCCAGGCGCGAGCCGCGCGGCGCCTTGGCGTCATTCACATGCCAGACGCTCACGTTGTGCAGGCCGACCGTAGCCTGCAGTTCGGCCAGCGTCACCGCATATCCATCTTCGCTCACAATGTCGTAACCGGCAACGTGTGTGTGGCAGGTGTCGATGCAGGCTCCAGCCGGCACCACCCGGCGGAGCCGGTCGGCGAGTTCCGCCACTTCCTCAAACGAAGCGCCCAGGGAACATCCGGCGCCCGCCGTGTTTTCAATCAGGACGGTCAGACGACCCGCCAGATCAAGGCGCTCCGCCGCCCTGGCGACCGATTCCAGCACTCGCGCGACGCCCTGGGCGCGGCTTCCACCGCGGAACGACCCCGGGTGGACGATCAGGAACTCGGCGCCGAGTGCGAGCGCGCGCTGGAGCTCGCTACGGAAGGCCGCTACCGAGCACCGCTGCAGTTCCGGGGCTGCGCCCGCCAGGTTGATCAGGTAGTTGGCGTGGATGGCCAGCGGGCTCAGCCGATAGCGTGAGCGCAGGCGTAGCATGGCCTCGGCTCGCTCGGAGGCAATCTCCGCCGCCTTCCACTGACGCGGGTTGGAGGAGAAAATCTGGAATGTGCCGCAGCCCAGACGCCAGGCGCGCTCGGCGGCGTTTTCCACCCCACCGGCCACGGAAGTGTGGATGCCGATACGCCGTGGCGACACCGTGGCGCGCCCCTTTGGCAGACCGAGCGTGCGAACGTCCTGGTCGTCAGCGAGAGCGCGCACCATGATTGTGCTAGTCCGGCGTTGTGTGCGGCTGAACGTCCTTGATGGCGATCTGGTTGGGCCGTTTGCCGACCGGCACCATGGTGAGCAGCCGCAGGGTGGGCACATCGACGTCACGCGCACGGTCGCGGACGACGGTGGTGCGAATGACGGCGACATCGCTCGATCCGGCGTTCACCACCAGCAGGTGACCTTGCGTCAGCGCCAGGGCGTCCGGCCGGCTGCCGACGCGAAGCGTCGTGAGCAGGCGGCCGGTGTCGATGCCGAACATG
This genomic stretch from Terriglobales bacterium harbors:
- the leuS gene encoding leucine--tRNA ligase, with the protein product MAKRKPAKAAPSDAQRDDRYEPRRIELKWMERFEADPALYRAEPASSPRPKYYVLEMLPYPSGALHMGHVRNYSIGDALARQMWMRGYNVLHPMGWDAFGLPAENAAIQAKVPPRDWTLRNIRNMKAQMKRLGFAYDWSTEVASCHPEYYRWNQWFFLKMYERGLVYRKKSRVNWCPRCATVLANEQVVGGCCWRHEDTPVEQRELEQWFLRITQYADELLRDLDNLEGWPEKVRVMQRNWIGRSEGASIDFQLDGPAGPAGSIITVFTTRVDTIFGATSVQLAPQHPLVADFVAADAELGEKVRDLQAEQQKARDVGDVAAIEKHGVPTGRYAINPYNGERVPIWVANYVLMEYGTGAIMSVPAHDERDYDFARKYDLDIRVVILPRREGEPPSEGEAEEPLLPFTHLDSILINSGEFSGMGCVDAIHAMTKYAEEHGFGRAAVTYRLKDWGISRQRYWGTPIPMLYCHACGIVPVPEKDLPVVLPPDVKITLEGGSPLAREEDWVNTTCPRCGGGALRETDTMDTFVDSSWYFYRYTDSRNDRAPFDPEIVAYWFPIDQYIGGVEHAILHLIYSRFWTKVMRDLGLVRNSEPVARLFTQGMVIKDGAKMSKSLGNVVTPDEMVARYGADATRLYTLFAAPPDRDLDWQDAGVEGIARFLGRVYRFARKHAPAAAAQLGETQSAASPETLPATSLPAEARALQRKLHQTIRRVSDDFQGRWHFNTSIAAVMELVNELYGQEEAISRGAVPAALVAETLRKLTLLLAPFAPFLAHELWEMLGEKSNLLRAPWPSYDPELAKEEEIEIAVQVNGKLRSRLLIPADLGEDAVRERALADEKVCASLDGKQLVKAIVVPGKLVNIVVR
- a CDS encoding deoxyribonuclease IV, which gives rise to MVRALADDQDVRTLGLPKGRATVSPRRIGIHTSVAGGVENAAERAWRLGCGTFQIFSSNPRQWKAAEIASERAEAMLRLRSRYRLSPLAIHANYLINLAGAAPELQRCSVAAFRSELQRALALGAEFLIVHPGSFRGGSRAQGVARVLESVARAAERLDLAGRLTVLIENTAGAGCSLGASFEEVAELADRLRRVVPAGACIDTCHTHVAGYDIVSEDGYAVTLAELQATVGLHNVSVWHVNDAKAPRGSRLDRHQHIGRGMIGREVFRRLLHDPRLAHAAFIAETPIDKPGDDRRNVTVLRRLAGEGKA